From Triticum urartu cultivar G1812 chromosome 2, Tu2.1, whole genome shotgun sequence, a single genomic window includes:
- the LOC125535585 gene encoding RINT1-like protein MAG2L has product MSTPRPQPPAATLRGFLDAHFASAEDLTAAPALAELLRRECAGLEASLRRLEAQLASGSASWLARSAEARSGLRRIRSGGGDIPAGDQGEASAPGVELPAIVREIQRIDTIRLYAEATLQLEALVGNLEDAAYSIVRQASKLNLSSVLRRASNGVERKQEKLLQAVDAVRDIERELVRISTSRPQWTNLIVAVDSRVDKTLAILRPQALTDYRALLAALGWPPSLSSPDMEKDKYSQVPNPLILMNEANKEKYSESFLALCALQHVQANREVRQCQMPAATTPSLSDSKYFDKTACLDNGLWAIDELVHPIVSRMEYHFSKWSEQPEFIFALVYKITKDFMDGVDDVLQPLIDKARLVGLSAKESWVTGMVKMLLGYLETQIFPPLVTAYHRTDDKLEVHSSWMHLNDQMITFDKRMQLLADSGIQKVALVSEGLSRSLSVFSIYVGHSDWLRIWADIELNSAQNKLKSELEDEASWLCSIDPQDELGHQETTARFLLSTREDYKAPPVSEFVVKTASTMIERSHALPTKGTKIQYCRSTSVQFLNDFFVLLHEGCEALQLPNTALQDESLLKASYAINAARYCEYVVREWGEDTAFMELGAHGNYVDGNQEQIHKHSAQRQCSFFADEIAFLVKLGTDFLEQVMSSILIEFEDLSWDYVQSIGSSNEQNRPDDQVPDEENLEVLPGFVASLEVLRERTTKLKLYLNSKDFLDLWRSIAEGLDYFVYSSIRWGQVKFSDPAVVQLRVDTKALLRIFRPYCSRPEAFFPFVTDSLKLLTMRETDAQYFLEALKKGKDNSKSGLRQHGLHHVDASQAVKVLRSRKSGG; this is encoded by the exons ATGTCGACCCCGCGGCCGCAGCCCCCGGCGGCGACCCTGCGCGGCTTCCTCGACGCGCACTTCGCCTCCGCCGAGGACCTCACCGCCGCGCCGGCCCTCGCCGAGCTCCTGCGCCGCGAGTGCGCGGGGCTCGAGGCGTccctccgccgcctcgaggcgcAGCTCGCCTCCGGCTCCGCCTCCTGGCTCGCCCGCTCGGCCGAGGCCCGGTCGGGCCTCCGCCGCATCCGCTCCGGAG GAGGAGACATCCCTGCCGGGGACCAAGGGGAAGCGAGCGCTCCGGGCGTGGAGCTGCCGGCGATCGTGCGGGAGATCCAGCGGATCGACACCATTCGTCTCTACGCGG AAGCTACTCTACAGTTGGAAGCTCTGGTTGGTAACCTAGAAGATGCAGCATATTCCATTGTTAGACAGGCCTCAAAGTTGAACCTGTCATCAGTACTTCGCCGGGCATCAAAC GGGGTGGAACGGAAGCAAGAAAAGTTGCTCCAGGCTGTTGATGCTGTGAGAGATATTGAGCGAGAATTGGTAAGGATCAGCACAAGTAGGCCACAGTGGACAAATCTTATAGTGGCGGTTGATTCAAGAGTGGACAAGACTCTAGCCATTTTGAGGCCTCAAGCACTTACAGATTATCGAGCTCTACTTGCTGCACTAGGCTGGCCACCTTCCTTGTCTTCACCTGACATGGAGAAGGATAAGTACTCCCAAGTTCCAAATCCCCTTATCTTGATGAATGAGGCAAATAAAGAGAAGTATTCTGAAAGCTTTCTAGCACTGTGTGCTCTACAACATGTGCAAGCCAACCGTGAAGTGCGTCAATGCCAGATGCCAGCGGCAACTACTCCTAGCCTGTCAGATTCGAAGTACTTTGATAAAACTGCGTGCCTCGATAATGGACTTTGGGCAATTGATGAATTGGTCCACCCTATTGTGTCAAGGATGGAATATCATTTTTCTAAATGGTCTGAACAACCAGAGTTTATTTTTGCTCTTGTTTACAAGATAACAAAGGATTTCATGGATGGAGTGGATGATGTACTGCAGCCTTTGATTGACAAAGCAAGACTTGTGGGCTTAAGTGCCAAAGAATCTTGGGTAACTGGAATGGTAAAAATGCTTCTAGGATACCTTGAGACGCAAATTTTCCCACCCCTTGTCACCGCTTATCATCGTACTGATGACAAACTTGAAGTACATTCATCTTGGATGCATTTGAATGACCAGATGATTACTTTTGATAAAAGGATGCAGCTGCTTGCAGATTCAGGAATTCAGAAAGTTGCATTGGTTTCTGAAGGGCTCTCAAGGTCATTATCTGTCTTTTCAATATACGTTGGACATTCTGATTGGCTTCGGATATGGGCTGATATAGAGCTTAATTCTGCACAGAATAAGCTCAAATCTGAATTAGAGGATGAGGCAAGTTGGTTATGTAGTATTGATCCTCAGGATGAGCTTGGTCACCAGGAAACCACTGCTAGATTTCTTCTGTCTACGAGAGAAGATTACAAAGCTCCACCTGTTTCTGAATTTGTCGTCAAAACTGCATCAACGATGATTGAAAGAAGTCATGCTCTGCCAACTAAGGGGACGAAGATCCAGTATTGCAGATCCACTTCAGTCCAGTTCTTGAATGACTTCTTTGTTTTGTTGCATGAGGGATGTGAGGCATTGCAGTTGCCAAATACAGCTCTACAAGATGAGTCTCTGTTGAAAGCTTCCTATGCAATTAATGCAGCTAGATATTGTGAATATGTTGTTCGGGAATGGGGTGAAGATACCGCCTTCATGGAGCTGGGTGCGCATGGGAATTATGTTGATGGAAACCAAGAACAAATCCACAAACACAGTGCCCAACGtcagtgttctttctttgcagACGAGATTGCCTTTTTGGTTAAGCTAGGGACTGATTTTCTGGAACAGGTCATGTCCTCCATCCTGATTGAGTTTGAAGACCTGTCCTGGGACTACGTCCAAAGCATTGGATCATCAAATGAACAAAACCGACCAGATGATCAGGTTCCTGATGAAGAAAACCTAGAGGTATTGCCTGGATTCGTCGCCAGCCTAGAAGTCCTGAGAGAGCGAACCACGAAGCTGAAGCTGTATCTCAACTCCAAGGATTTCCTTGACCTGTGGAGGAGCATAGCAGAAGGTCTCGACTACTTCGTGTACAGCAGCATACGGTGGGGCCAAGTGAAGTTCTCTGACCCCGCAGTCGTGCAGCTGAGAGTCGATACCAAGGCCCTCCTCCGCATCTTCAGGCCCTACTGTTCCAGACCTGAGGCCTTCTTCCCGTTTGTAACCGACTCTCTGAAGCTGCTGACCATGCGAGAGACAGACGCCCAGTACTTTCTGGAAGCGCTCAAGAAGGGGAAGGACAACAGCAAGTCTGGCCTGAGGCAGCATGGGTTGCACCATGTGGATGCTAGCCAGGCCGTGAAAGTCCTGAGAAGCAGGAAGTCTGGTGGATAA